Proteins from one Mycobacterium adipatum genomic window:
- a CDS encoding response regulator transcription factor produces MIRVFLVDDHEVVRRGLIGLLGADPELEIVGEAGSVAQAMARIPSLQPDVAVLDVRLPDGNGIELCRDLLSQLPSLRCLILTSLTTDEAMLDAILAGASGYVIKDIKGMELAHAIKEVGAGRSLLDNRAAAALMTKLRSGAERPDPLAELTDQERVLLELLGEGLTNKQIAARMFLAEKTVKNYVSRLLTKLGMQRRTQAAVFVSKLDRPAPRKP; encoded by the coding sequence GTGATCAGGGTATTTCTGGTGGACGACCACGAAGTGGTCCGGCGTGGCCTGATCGGGCTGCTCGGTGCCGATCCCGAACTGGAGATCGTCGGCGAGGCCGGTTCGGTGGCGCAGGCGATGGCGCGGATCCCCTCGCTGCAGCCAGATGTGGCAGTCCTCGACGTCCGGTTGCCCGACGGTAACGGCATCGAACTGTGCCGCGACCTGCTGTCACAGTTGCCCTCGTTGCGATGCCTGATATTGACCTCGCTGACCACCGACGAGGCGATGCTGGACGCGATCCTGGCCGGTGCCAGCGGCTACGTCATCAAGGACATCAAGGGCATGGAACTCGCCCATGCGATCAAGGAGGTCGGCGCGGGTCGATCGCTGTTGGACAACCGCGCCGCGGCCGCCCTGATGACCAAATTGCGTAGCGGCGCCGAACGTCCGGATCCGCTTGCCGAGCTCACCGACCAGGAGCGCGTCCTGCTGGAGTTGCTGGGTGAGGGTCTCACCAACAAGCAGATCGCTGCCAGAATGTTCCTCGCCGAGAAGACTGTGAAGAATTACGTCTCCCGACTGTTGACCAAGTTGGGTATGCAGCGCCGGACCCAGGCGGCGGTCTTCGTGTCCAAGCTGGACCGTCCGGCACCCCGCAAGCCCTGA
- a CDS encoding Acg family FMN-binding oxidoreductase, giving the protein MSHTTVSTAVLEETIQFACRAPSFHNSQPWRWIDTGQALELHLDPARLVQSDTSGRLALLSCGAVLDHLRVAMRAAGWTTNVDYYPNPNDHKHIASLDFTAAPFVTDGHKQRAHAIRTRRTDRLAYAAPPDWDRLESTVRQAVGDAAIVDVLGDGARPELVRASALAEADRLYDVAYHADLDWWTSSFDPAVGIPHSALVSSAEGDRVGLGRQFPVTHHGDRRPEVGDDRAEIVVLSAHEDTRLDVLRCGEALSAVLLDATMAGAASCTLTHLTELPSGLAVVRALTGRELPQVLIRIGVAPAGEESPAPTPRRPLREVFTADHPSRPD; this is encoded by the coding sequence ATGTCGCACACCACGGTGAGTACCGCAGTGCTCGAAGAAACCATCCAATTTGCCTGTCGGGCACCGTCTTTTCACAACAGTCAACCGTGGCGGTGGATCGACACCGGGCAGGCGCTCGAACTACATCTCGACCCGGCCCGGTTGGTGCAATCCGATACCTCGGGGCGACTGGCGCTGTTGAGCTGCGGCGCGGTACTCGATCATCTGCGGGTCGCGATGCGGGCGGCCGGCTGGACGACCAACGTCGATTACTATCCCAACCCGAACGACCACAAGCACATCGCATCGCTGGACTTCACTGCGGCGCCGTTCGTCACCGACGGCCACAAGCAGCGGGCCCATGCCATTCGCACGCGCCGCACCGACCGCCTGGCATATGCGGCCCCGCCGGACTGGGACCGGCTCGAGTCCACGGTGCGGCAAGCCGTCGGCGACGCCGCCATCGTCGATGTGCTCGGTGACGGTGCGCGCCCCGAACTGGTCAGAGCCTCGGCACTCGCCGAGGCCGACCGGCTCTACGACGTCGCCTATCATGCGGATCTCGACTGGTGGACATCATCATTCGATCCGGCCGTCGGCATACCGCACAGCGCACTGGTGTCGTCTGCTGAAGGCGACCGGGTCGGTCTGGGACGCCAGTTCCCCGTCACCCATCACGGTGATCGGCGCCCCGAGGTCGGCGATGACCGCGCCGAGATCGTCGTCCTGTCCGCCCATGAGGACACCCGCCTCGACGTACTCAGGTGCGGTGAGGCTTTGTCTGCGGTTCTGTTGGACGCCACCATGGCCGGGGCGGCGTCCTGCACGTTGACCCACCTGACCGAGTTGCCCTCCGGACTCGCGGTGGTGCGCGCATTGACAGGCCGGGAGCTACCGCAGGTACTGATCCGAATAGGCGTGGCGCCCGCCGGCGAGGAATCCCCGGCCCCCACACCGCGCAGACCCCTGCGCGAGGTTTTCACCGCCGATCACCCAAGCCGGCCGGACTGA
- a CDS encoding AAA family ATPase, with translation MDAVSAILGRAEITTGSELGATLHETHTGIVVLVGDRAYKAKKPVITDFLDFSTPQAREHACQREVTLNRRLAPSSYLGVAHLTDVEGGPPEPVIVMRRHPDARRLATMARGGQPVATHLDDIAGVLSRFHASADRGREIDACATVDALTARWRENLTELHRYEGRLLPVDTIAALERMALRFLAGRAVLFAQRIAERRILDGHGDLLATDIFCMPDGPAMLDCLEFDDQLRYVDGIDDAAFLAMDLEFLGRPELAAHFLGAYRGLADDPAPQALQHFYIAYRAVVRAKVECIRADQGGADAVADARRHLDIAVAHLRAGTVQLIIVGGGPGTGKTTLSRALAEELGAQVISTDDVRRELRQQGVIDGDAGDLCAGLYTPANVDIVYDEILRRAHLLLAGGHSVILDGTWRDARHREAAQLLGAESAAPVLEFLCTTTLADAMSRIQTRTHTTSDATPEIAAQLTTDGAHWNTAHRLDTSRPLGRSVAEARQICCSAI, from the coding sequence ATGGACGCAGTATCGGCCATCCTCGGACGCGCCGAAATCACCACCGGGTCGGAACTTGGCGCGACCCTGCACGAGACACACACCGGAATCGTCGTCCTTGTCGGTGATCGCGCCTACAAGGCGAAAAAGCCTGTGATCACCGACTTCTTGGACTTCAGCACCCCGCAGGCACGTGAGCATGCGTGTCAACGCGAAGTCACGCTGAACCGCCGGCTGGCGCCCTCGAGCTATCTGGGTGTCGCCCATCTCACCGATGTGGAGGGCGGCCCGCCCGAACCGGTCATCGTGATGCGTCGCCACCCGGATGCGAGACGCCTGGCCACCATGGCCCGCGGCGGGCAACCCGTTGCCACCCACCTCGACGACATCGCCGGTGTCTTGTCGCGCTTCCACGCGAGCGCCGACCGGGGGCGTGAAATCGACGCGTGCGCGACGGTGGATGCGTTGACCGCTCGCTGGCGGGAGAACCTCACCGAGTTGCACCGCTACGAGGGCCGGCTCCTGCCGGTCGACACCATCGCCGCACTCGAGCGGATGGCACTGCGATTCCTGGCGGGCAGGGCGGTGTTGTTCGCACAGCGCATCGCCGAGCGCCGGATCCTCGACGGCCACGGTGATCTGCTGGCCACCGACATCTTCTGTATGCCGGACGGACCGGCCATGCTGGACTGTCTGGAGTTCGACGATCAGCTGCGCTACGTGGACGGTATCGACGATGCCGCTTTCCTGGCAATGGATTTGGAGTTCCTGGGCCGACCGGAACTGGCCGCGCACTTCTTGGGCGCCTACCGCGGGCTCGCCGATGACCCGGCGCCCCAAGCCCTGCAGCACTTCTATATCGCCTATCGCGCGGTGGTTCGTGCGAAGGTCGAGTGTATCCGTGCGGATCAAGGAGGCGCGGACGCCGTGGCCGATGCCCGCCGGCACCTGGACATCGCGGTCGCACACCTGCGGGCCGGCACGGTCCAGTTGATCATCGTCGGTGGCGGCCCGGGTACCGGGAAGACGACCCTGTCGCGCGCGCTTGCCGAAGAGTTGGGCGCCCAGGTTATTTCGACAGACGACGTGCGGCGTGAGCTCCGTCAGCAGGGCGTCATCGACGGCGATGCCGGTGATCTGTGCGCCGGCCTGTACACCCCGGCGAACGTCGACATCGTCTACGACGAAATACTGCGCAGGGCGCACCTGCTACTGGCCGGGGGTCACTCGGTGATACTCGACGGGACCTGGCGCGACGCCCGGCACCGCGAAGCGGCGCAGCTGCTCGGCGCGGAGTCGGCGGCACCGGTGCTGGAATTCCTCTGCACCACAACGCTTGCCGATGCCATGTCGCGGATACAGACGCGAACCCACACCACTTCCGATGCCACACCCGAGATTGCGGCGCAGCTGACAACGGACGGCGCGCACTGGAACACCGCACATCGCCTCGACACGAGCCGACCACTCGGTCGCAGCGTTGCCGAGGCCCGACAGATCTGCTGTTCGGCGATCTGA
- a CDS encoding zinc-dependent alcohol dehydrogenase family protein, whose product MKALVYHGPGERSWQEVPDPRIQEPTDAVVRVDAVTICGTDLHILKGDVPEVAPGRILGHEAVGTVTAVGAAVRNLTPGDRVLVSCISACGSCRFCRDGSYGQCLGGGGWILGHLIDGTQAEYVRVPFADHSTHKVPDGVTDGDMLMLADILPTSYEVGVLNGAVRPGDVVAIVGAGPIGLAAILTARLFSPSHIVSIDVADTRLEAARTFGADIVVNAGTQSARSVIDGLTGGLGADCAMEAVGTPGTFEDAVNLVRPGGHVANIGVHGAPATLHLEDIWIKNLTITTGLVDTYSTPTLIGLVAGRQLDTSAMITHRFTFDEFEDAYDVFSRAGQTGALKVLVAESK is encoded by the coding sequence ATGAAAGCGCTGGTCTACCACGGTCCCGGAGAGCGGAGCTGGCAGGAAGTCCCCGATCCCCGTATCCAGGAACCCACCGACGCCGTGGTGCGCGTCGACGCGGTCACCATCTGTGGAACGGATCTGCACATTCTCAAAGGTGACGTGCCGGAGGTTGCGCCGGGACGGATCCTCGGACATGAGGCGGTCGGCACCGTCACCGCCGTGGGAGCCGCGGTACGCAACCTCACCCCGGGCGACCGCGTGCTGGTGTCCTGCATCAGCGCCTGTGGCAGCTGCCGATTCTGCCGGGACGGGAGCTACGGGCAGTGCCTCGGAGGTGGGGGATGGATCCTCGGCCACCTGATCGACGGCACCCAGGCCGAATACGTGCGTGTCCCGTTCGCCGATCATTCGACGCACAAGGTCCCCGACGGGGTCACTGACGGTGACATGCTGATGCTGGCTGACATCTTGCCGACGTCCTATGAGGTGGGTGTGCTGAACGGGGCGGTTCGCCCGGGGGACGTCGTCGCGATCGTCGGTGCCGGGCCGATCGGTCTGGCCGCCATTCTCACCGCCCGCCTGTTCAGCCCCAGCCACATCGTGTCGATCGACGTGGCCGATACCCGCCTGGAGGCGGCCCGTACGTTCGGTGCCGACATCGTGGTGAATGCCGGCACGCAGTCGGCACGATCGGTGATCGACGGGCTGACCGGCGGGCTGGGGGCGGATTGCGCGATGGAGGCCGTCGGCACCCCTGGCACCTTCGAAGACGCTGTGAACCTGGTTCGGCCCGGCGGACATGTTGCCAATATCGGGGTGCACGGTGCCCCCGCCACGCTGCATCTGGAAGACATCTGGATCAAGAACCTGACGATCACCACCGGTCTGGTCGACACCTACTCCACTCCGACGCTCATCGGCCTGGTCGCCGGCCGCCAACTCGACACCTCGGCGATGATCACCCACCGGTTCACCTTCGATGAATTCGAGGACGCCTACGACGTGTTCAGCCGTGCCGGACAGACTGGTGCGCTGAAAGTACTTGTGGCGGAGTCGAAATGA
- the ppsA gene encoding phosphoenolpyruvate synthase produces the protein MTVQSSVVKRDTGGSDVVRTIADLRLADAGRAGGKGANLGELHAADLPVPPGFVVLCDAYRQSTRGVAEELAALHREALTCVADAPRLEELCRRMRHLVETAGVDDRTRPQIVEAYRALGPGAVVAVRSSAAGEDGSDASFAGMNQTITNVTGDADLIDAVVRCWESLFTPRVLTYRASRGFADDPEMAVVVQTMVAADRAGVAFTVDPGTGNPDHLVIEAAFGQGEVVVAGSVIPDTYVIDKRTLRVVDTRIGSKPFKIVKGSDGHDTIVEIGRDQIDAQVLTDGDVRGIAELAVAVERHYGCPQDIEWVVSGDATWLVQSRPITTLHKVSGAESDDQSADVLVRGLAAAPGTATGRVRVLQTPQDGAQLRDGEILVAPMTNPDWLPTIRRAGALVTEGGGMTCHAAIVARELSVPCVVGARSATTVLRPGALVTVDGTHGQVRAAKAAAVVGSGSGRAVPDGAPAAGGPTTATRIYVNLALPEAAEKIAAGDVDGVGLLRAELMLTDALAGEHPRALMARGEQDRMVRAMTAAIGRIAAAFTPRPVIYRTTDFRSNEFRNLGGGADYEPVESNPMIGYRGCYRYIKEPDLFALELRALAEVRDQYPNVHVMIPFVRTRWELEQCLELIDASRLGRQRGLHRWVMAEVPSVVHWLPTYIGMGIDGVSIGSNDLTQLVLGVDRDSEICAEVFDESDPAVLEAIGRIIDTANKYGVSSSLCGQAPSRDPVFAEHLVNMGITSISVNPDAVGAARYAVAAAEQRLLLRSARRPSSAHSDERGHD, from the coding sequence ATGACGGTTCAGAGTTCGGTGGTGAAACGTGACACCGGTGGATCCGACGTCGTCCGCACCATCGCGGATCTGCGGCTCGCCGACGCCGGCCGGGCGGGCGGCAAGGGCGCCAACCTCGGCGAGTTGCATGCGGCGGATTTGCCTGTGCCACCCGGATTCGTGGTGTTGTGCGACGCCTACCGGCAGTCGACGCGCGGGGTGGCCGAGGAACTGGCCGCCCTGCACCGGGAGGCACTGACGTGCGTGGCCGACGCGCCACGTCTGGAGGAACTGTGCCGGCGGATGCGCCATCTGGTCGAGACCGCAGGGGTGGACGACCGAACGCGCCCGCAGATCGTCGAGGCCTACCGGGCTCTCGGGCCCGGCGCCGTGGTCGCCGTGCGGTCCTCGGCGGCCGGTGAGGACGGTAGCGATGCCTCGTTCGCCGGCATGAACCAGACGATCACCAACGTGACGGGTGATGCCGACCTGATCGATGCGGTGGTGCGCTGCTGGGAGTCGCTGTTCACCCCGCGGGTGCTCACCTATCGCGCCAGCCGGGGGTTCGCCGACGATCCCGAGATGGCGGTGGTCGTGCAGACGATGGTCGCCGCCGACCGCGCGGGGGTGGCGTTCACCGTCGATCCCGGCACCGGGAATCCGGATCATCTGGTGATCGAGGCGGCGTTCGGGCAAGGTGAGGTCGTGGTGGCCGGCAGCGTCATTCCCGACACCTACGTGATCGACAAGCGGACCCTGCGCGTGGTGGACACCCGGATCGGCAGCAAGCCCTTCAAGATCGTCAAGGGCAGTGACGGGCACGACACGATCGTGGAGATCGGCCGCGACCAGATCGACGCGCAGGTCCTGACCGATGGTGACGTACGCGGCATCGCCGAGCTCGCGGTCGCCGTGGAACGCCACTACGGCTGTCCCCAGGACATCGAATGGGTGGTCAGCGGCGACGCCACCTGGCTGGTCCAATCCCGGCCGATCACCACCTTGCACAAGGTGTCCGGCGCTGAGTCCGACGACCAATCGGCGGACGTGTTGGTCCGCGGGCTGGCCGCCGCGCCCGGCACGGCCACCGGACGTGTCCGGGTGCTGCAGACTCCGCAGGACGGAGCACAATTGCGCGACGGCGAGATCCTCGTCGCGCCGATGACCAATCCGGACTGGTTACCCACCATCCGGCGGGCCGGCGCGCTGGTCACCGAGGGTGGTGGGATGACCTGTCATGCCGCGATCGTCGCTCGCGAACTGTCCGTTCCGTGTGTCGTCGGAGCCCGTTCGGCGACCACCGTGCTCCGCCCGGGAGCCCTGGTGACGGTGGACGGGACACACGGCCAGGTGCGGGCGGCGAAAGCCGCTGCTGTGGTGGGGTCCGGCAGTGGTCGCGCGGTGCCCGATGGCGCTCCCGCCGCGGGTGGGCCGACGACCGCGACACGGATCTACGTCAACCTCGCGCTGCCCGAGGCCGCCGAGAAGATCGCCGCCGGGGATGTCGACGGCGTGGGGTTGCTGCGCGCGGAACTCATGCTCACCGATGCGCTGGCCGGTGAGCATCCACGCGCCCTGATGGCCCGCGGCGAACAGGACCGGATGGTGCGCGCCATGACCGCCGCGATCGGCCGAATCGCCGCCGCCTTCACGCCCCGCCCGGTGATCTACCGAACAACGGACTTCCGCAGCAACGAGTTTCGCAATCTCGGCGGCGGCGCGGACTACGAGCCGGTGGAGAGCAATCCCATGATCGGCTACCGCGGTTGCTACCGCTACATCAAGGAACCGGATCTGTTCGCACTGGAACTGCGGGCCCTTGCCGAGGTGCGCGACCAGTATCCCAATGTCCACGTGATGATCCCGTTCGTACGGACCCGGTGGGAACTGGAGCAATGTCTGGAACTCATCGACGCCAGCCGACTCGGGCGGCAGCGCGGCCTACATCGCTGGGTGATGGCCGAGGTGCCCTCGGTGGTGCACTGGTTGCCGACCTATATCGGCATGGGTATCGACGGTGTCTCCATCGGCAGCAACGACCTCACCCAGCTGGTACTCGGTGTCGATCGCGATTCCGAGATCTGCGCGGAAGTCTTCGACGAGTCCGACCCGGCGGTGCTGGAGGCGATCGGGCGGATCATCGATACGGCCAACAAGTACGGCGTGTCGTCCTCGCTGTGCGGGCAGGCGCCGTCGCGGGACCCGGTCTTCGCCGAACACCTGGTCAACATGGGCATCACGTCGATCTCGGTGAACCCGGACGCGGTCGGGGCGGCACGTTACGCCGTGGCCGCGGCCGAGCAGCGTCTGCTGCTGCGATCCGCTCGGCGCCCGTCGAGTGCGCACAGCGACGAGCGCGGACATGACTGA
- a CDS encoding universal stress protein has product MTDTSKPVVVGVDGTAAALRAARWAGAIAAKMGSPLRIVHAGPYLGHSLTDAAAAIRAAVIDEQRGSAETYLKDAAEAVGEHEPDLAISTVALTAPVDEALVSLSLDARLIVLGSDEITTAAAMLVGSLTLVVAARSRCPLVAWRGDALRPTGQPVVVGVDGSSRVAISLAFELADALGSPLWVVHSWSTRLPAGEITVPFMIDWKALEDTVRREVTESVAPWCARYPDVAVSVFVDQAKPSKAILGHLAGAQLVIVGSRGRNLLAAALLGSTSLNLLHHAPLPVVVCHPDGAGPRASLTARTPVPRATGT; this is encoded by the coding sequence ATGACTGACACATCCAAGCCCGTCGTCGTCGGCGTCGACGGCACCGCCGCGGCCCTGCGCGCCGCGCGGTGGGCCGGTGCCATCGCGGCGAAGATGGGCTCGCCGCTGCGGATCGTGCACGCCGGCCCGTACCTGGGGCACAGCCTGACCGATGCGGCGGCCGCCATTCGCGCCGCGGTCATCGACGAGCAACGTGGCTCCGCCGAGACCTACCTGAAGGACGCCGCGGAGGCCGTGGGCGAGCATGAACCGGATCTGGCCATCAGCACAGTGGCGCTCACCGCACCCGTCGACGAGGCATTGGTGTCGCTGAGCCTCGACGCACGACTGATAGTGCTGGGCAGTGACGAGATCACCACGGCCGCAGCCATGTTGGTGGGGTCGCTCACCCTGGTGGTGGCGGCCCGGTCCAGATGTCCGCTCGTCGCGTGGCGCGGTGATGCGTTACGGCCGACCGGGCAACCGGTCGTCGTCGGAGTCGACGGATCGAGCCGGGTGGCCATATCGCTTGCATTCGAGCTGGCCGACGCGCTGGGGTCGCCGCTGTGGGTGGTGCATTCCTGGTCGACAAGGCTGCCGGCGGGGGAGATCACCGTCCCGTTCATGATCGACTGGAAAGCGCTGGAGGACACGGTGCGCCGGGAGGTCACCGAATCCGTCGCACCGTGGTGCGCGCGATACCCCGACGTCGCCGTCAGCGTGTTCGTCGATCAGGCCAAGCCGAGCAAGGCCATCCTGGGGCACTTGGCGGGTGCACAGCTGGTCATCGTCGGTAGCCGGGGTCGCAACCTGCTGGCAGCCGCGCTGCTGGGCTCGACCAGCCTGAACCTGCTGCACCACGCACCGCTACCCGTCGTGGTCTGCCATCCGGACGGCGCCGGGCCCCGGGCATCGTTGACCGCCCGCACCCCGGTTCCGCGCGCCACCGGGACCTAA
- a CDS encoding universal stress protein — protein sequence MTTSGSTAIVVGIDGSKSAVKAALWAADEAVSRDIPLRLIHVVAPHQHDHDRADEYGHRVLRAAADELSGTGQQVKVEIDVLHGDPVDVLAEASRSAEMVCVGWKGRHDSGSAGRGATAARLAVAAHCSVAIVRRRRIHHAVGPHRWVVAVLGSEARPHGVVNRAVEEALLRGAEILALSPWGAESAETEAIRAEFIAQLDDRDSAADITLCVLPRPDDIADLLAQSADIDQLVIASADDGDVVDQLRSAGVRDTLRGTNCSVLLVHVDRKDS from the coding sequence ATGACCACATCGGGATCAACCGCCATCGTCGTCGGTATCGACGGCTCCAAATCGGCCGTCAAGGCCGCTCTCTGGGCCGCCGACGAGGCGGTCAGCCGCGACATTCCGCTGCGGCTGATTCATGTCGTTGCTCCCCACCAACACGACCATGACCGTGCCGACGAGTACGGGCATCGGGTGCTACGTGCGGCCGCAGACGAATTGAGCGGTACCGGACAACAGGTCAAGGTGGAGATCGACGTGTTGCACGGGGACCCCGTCGACGTCCTCGCCGAAGCCTCACGTTCGGCCGAAATGGTGTGTGTCGGTTGGAAAGGCCGCCACGACTCGGGGTCAGCGGGGCGCGGCGCGACCGCCGCCCGGTTGGCTGTCGCGGCGCACTGTTCGGTGGCGATCGTGCGGCGGCGCCGGATTCACCACGCGGTGGGCCCGCATCGATGGGTCGTCGCGGTGCTCGGGAGCGAGGCTCGGCCGCACGGCGTCGTGAACCGGGCGGTCGAGGAGGCCCTTCTGCGTGGCGCCGAGATTCTGGCGCTGTCGCCGTGGGGAGCCGAATCGGCGGAAACGGAAGCGATCCGGGCCGAATTCATCGCCCAACTCGACGATCGCGACTCAGCTGCCGACATCACGCTCTGCGTGCTGCCGCGGCCCGACGATATCGCTGACCTGCTGGCCCAGAGCGCCGATATCGATCAGCTCGTCATCGCCTCGGCCGACGACGGCGACGTCGTGGATCAACTGCGCAGCGCGGGCGTGCGGGACACGTTGCGCGGCACGAACTGCTCGGTCCTGCTTGTCCACGTGGACCGCAAGGACAGCTGA
- a CDS encoding DinB family protein has protein sequence MPARKRDTPPPRTGGGEIETLRGFLDYLRDSIAAKVEGAPESRARTALVASGTNLLGLLTHVTWVERWIFLGETVARWPATFHADPGATVADVVERYRATVRQANEVLDRGTDLAAPVPGRESRSARWALTHMIEETARHAGHADILRELIDGSTGR, from the coding sequence GTGCCGGCGCGCAAACGCGATACCCCGCCACCGCGCACCGGCGGCGGCGAGATCGAGACCTTGCGCGGCTTTCTCGACTACCTGCGCGACTCGATCGCCGCGAAGGTCGAGGGTGCCCCCGAGTCCCGGGCACGGACCGCACTCGTGGCATCCGGCACCAATCTGCTCGGCCTGCTCACCCACGTCACCTGGGTGGAACGCTGGATTTTCCTCGGGGAGACGGTCGCCCGATGGCCCGCGACGTTTCATGCCGACCCCGGCGCCACCGTGGCCGATGTCGTCGAGCGCTACCGTGCGACCGTGCGGCAGGCCAACGAGGTCCTCGATCGCGGTACCGACCTCGCCGCCCCGGTGCCCGGACGAGAGTCGCGAAGTGCCCGTTGGGCGCTCACCCACATGATCGAAGAGACCGCCCGGCACGCCGGGCACGCCGACATCCTGCGCGAGCTGATCGACGGCTCGACCGGACGCTGA
- a CDS encoding cysteine hydrolase family protein, with protein sequence MSRPTLRHLADLPSTPPSIRDSALVLVDCQNTYTYGVMELDGVQAALEETATLLERARSAGIPIIHIQHNDGPGTPYDITAEVGAIVGSVAPRDGEPVVVKQFPNAFVQTDLDERLKAVGATNLVLAGFMTHMCINSTARGAFNLGYAPTVVAAATATRSLPGVGGAVSAAALQAASLAALSDLFAVVVPDAAAVPD encoded by the coding sequence ATGAGCCGTCCCACCCTGCGCCACCTGGCCGATCTGCCGTCCACGCCGCCGTCGATTCGAGACTCGGCGCTGGTCCTGGTGGACTGTCAGAACACGTACACCTACGGGGTGATGGAGCTCGACGGTGTGCAGGCCGCGCTCGAGGAAACGGCCACCCTGCTGGAGCGGGCCCGCAGCGCGGGCATCCCGATCATCCACATCCAGCACAACGACGGACCGGGAACGCCGTATGACATCACCGCCGAGGTGGGCGCCATCGTCGGATCGGTCGCCCCGCGTGACGGTGAGCCGGTGGTCGTCAAGCAGTTCCCCAACGCGTTCGTCCAGACCGATCTCGACGAACGCCTCAAAGCCGTCGGCGCGACCAACCTGGTGCTCGCCGGTTTCATGACGCACATGTGCATCAACTCCACCGCGCGCGGCGCGTTCAACCTCGGCTACGCCCCGACCGTCGTCGCCGCGGCCACCGCGACCCGGTCGCTGCCCGGTGTCGGCGGCGCGGTGTCCGCGGCCGCGCTGCAGGCGGCCAGCCTCGCGGCGCTCTCGGACCTGTTTGCCGTCGTCGTCCCCGATGCCGCCGCCGTGCCGGACTGA
- a CDS encoding pyridoxamine 5'-phosphate oxidase family protein — MRISRRHPISLRAGDGREIAVHNRVGPVKLVVVNTERPSTRVSRLREKQRTDRAGLDDLLDSTPLATVALIRDGHPVAFPTGFGRVGDELVIHGSTGSPWMRALGAGAQAAVSVTALDGVMVARSGFESSFHYRSATLFGTFTVVPDAEKNRYLEALTDAFIPGRVAELRPSTTRELAASLALRLPIGADNWSLKVSAGWPEDAESDVAGGAWAGVVPLTVSYGTPQRAPDCDPAIPEPASVQGMIGPLRNVAPPLR; from the coding sequence ATGCGGATCTCACGGCGCCACCCGATCTCGCTGCGCGCCGGTGATGGCCGCGAAATTGCCGTGCACAACCGCGTCGGACCGGTCAAGCTGGTCGTCGTGAACACCGAGCGTCCATCCACCCGTGTCAGCAGGCTTCGCGAGAAGCAACGCACGGATCGTGCCGGACTCGACGACCTGCTCGACAGCACGCCGCTGGCCACCGTCGCGCTGATCCGCGACGGGCACCCGGTGGCCTTCCCGACCGGGTTCGGCCGTGTCGGTGACGAACTGGTGATCCATGGCTCCACCGGTTCGCCGTGGATGCGCGCCCTGGGGGCCGGTGCGCAGGCCGCGGTATCGGTGACCGCATTGGACGGAGTCATGGTGGCGCGCAGCGGGTTCGAATCCTCCTTCCATTACCGCAGCGCGACGCTGTTCGGCACGTTCACCGTCGTCCCCGACGCGGAGAAGAACCGCTATCTCGAAGCGCTGACCGATGCCTTCATCCCGGGTCGGGTTGCCGAACTGCGGCCCAGCACCACCCGCGAACTGGCGGCCAGCCTGGCGCTGCGGTTGCCGATCGGCGCGGACAACTGGTCACTGAAGGTCAGCGCCGGCTGGCCCGAGGATGCGGAGTCCGATGTGGCCGGCGGCGCCTGGGCCGGGGTGGTGCCGCTGACCGTCAGCTACGGCACCCCGCAACGCGCGCCGGATTGTGACCCGGCCATCCCGGAGCCCGCCTCGGTGCAGGGGATGATCGGCCCGCTGCGCAACGTCGCGCCGCCACTTCGCTGA
- a CDS encoding Rrf2 family transcriptional regulator: MRMSAKAEYAVRAMIELATVEGGELVKTDDLAKAQGIPAQFLVDILSDLRTDRLVRSHRGRDGGYELARAAADISIADVLRCIDGPLASVRDIGLGDLPYSGPTAALTDVWRALRASMRSVLEETSLADVAVGALPAHVAMLASDYRNQESARGHAAT; encoded by the coding sequence ATGCGGATGTCGGCGAAGGCGGAGTACGCCGTCCGCGCCATGATCGAGCTGGCCACCGTCGAGGGCGGTGAACTGGTCAAAACCGACGATCTGGCCAAGGCGCAGGGCATCCCGGCGCAGTTCCTGGTCGACATCCTGTCCGACCTGAGGACCGACCGACTGGTGCGCAGCCACCGTGGTCGCGACGGCGGCTATGAGCTGGCCCGCGCGGCCGCCGATATCAGCATCGCCGACGTGCTGCGCTGCATCGACGGGCCACTGGCCAGTGTCCGTGACATCGGCCTGGGCGATCTGCCGTATTCCGGACCCACGGCAGCGCTGACCGACGTGTGGCGGGCGTTGCGGGCGAGCATGCGTTCGGTGCTGGAGGAGACCAGCTTGGCCGATGTGGCCGTCGGAGCACTGCCCGCTCATGTGGCCATGCTGGCCAGCGACTACCGCAATCAGGAGTCCGCCCGCGGGCATGCGGCTACCTGA